A genome region from Euphorbia lathyris chromosome 4, ddEupLath1.1, whole genome shotgun sequence includes the following:
- the LOC136227091 gene encoding flavonol 4'-sulfotransferase-like, with the protein MDTEDIEMYISSLPRQPSMRPSLNLYKYHGFWCFSDFLKGIILFQKNFIPQPNDILLCSLPKSGTTWLKSLSVAISTRSKFPGSDPNSSANPLLTELPHDIVPVQELLYCLGHERDIQNPLISTHVPFDSLPKSIVNSNTKIIYVCRNPKDVLVSLWHFSCNKQAEIITFQEAYEMFCNGVSDYGPYWDHLLGYWKASLEFPDRVLFLKYEDMKNDGCLYVKKIADFMGCPFSVDEEEQGIVEKIVKLCSFESLSNLEVNKSKNTTKHIPIKIENNVFFRKGEVGDWKNYLTVEMAEKLDQIIHEKFSGSGLSV; encoded by the coding sequence ATGGATACTGAAGATATTGAAATGTACATCTCAAGCCTCCCTCGACAACCAAGCATGCGTCCTTCACTAAATCTATACAAATACCATGGATTTTGGTGTTTTTCTGATTTTCTCAAAGGAATCATTTTATTCCAGAAAAACTTCATCCCTCAACCCAATGATATTCTCCTCTGTAGCCTTCCAAAATCAGGAACAACTTGGCTTAAATCCCTCTCTGTTGCCATTTCAACTAGATCTAAATTTCCTGGCAGTGATCCAAATTCTTCCGCAAATCCTTTACTCACTGAGCTTCCACATGATATTGTGCCTGTTCAGGAATTGCTTTATTGCCTTGGCCATGAAAGGGACATTCAAAATCCCTTAATTTCAACTCATGTTCCTTTCGATTCCTTGCCTAAATCCATTGTCAATTCCAACACTAAAATCATCTATGTGTGTAGGAATCCCAAGGATGTTCTTGTTTCGCTATGGCATTTTTCGTGTAATAAGCAAGCGGAGATAATCACATTCCAGGAGGCCTATGAAATGTTCTGCAATGGAGTTTCGGATTATGGACCGTATTGGGATCATCTGTTAGGATATTGGAAAGCAAGTCTGGAATTTCCTGACAGAGTATTGTTTCTGAAGTATGAAGATATGAAAAATGATGGTTGTCTCTATGTGAAGAAAATTGCTGATTTCATGGGATGTCCATTCTCTGTTGATGAAGAGGAACAAGGTATTGTGGAGAAGATTGTTAAGCTGTGTAGTTTTGAGAGTTTGAGCAATTTGGAGGTGAATAAGAGCAAAAACACTACCAAACATATTCctatcaaaattgaaaacaatgTATTCTTTAGGAAAGGTGAAGTTGGTGACTGGAAGAACTATCTTACAGTTGAAATGGCAGAAAAGTTAGAccaaatcatccatgaaaagtTCAGTGGTTCTGGTTTAAGTGTCTGA